The sequence below is a genomic window from Parafrankia irregularis.
CTGACCGGCCGCGCACCGTGGCCGCCCACGCGAAGGCGATCCTCGCCGCGACCGGAGCCCGGGTCGTCGTCGCCACACTCGACCGCGACGGGCTCGTCGTCCTCGACGGCGAGCGTCCGCCGCTGCACCTGCCTGCCGACCCGGCCCCGGACGGCCACACCGCCGGCGCCGGCGACACCCTCGCCGCCACCCTGGCGACCGCACTGGGCGGCGGGGTGGCGCTGGAGCCGGCCGTCGCCCTCGCCGCCGCCGCCGCGAGCGTCGTCGTCCGCAGGCCCGGCACGAGCGTGTGCACTGCCGCCGATCTCCGCGCCCGCCTGGAACCGAAGCCCACGGGAGCGATCGACCTGCCCGCCCTCGCCGAGCGGGTACACACCGAGCGCCACCGCGGCAGCCGGATCGTCCTCACCAACGGGTGCTTCGACGTCCTGCACCGTGGCCACATCGCCTACCTCGCCGCCGCCCGGGCGCTCGGGGACGTCCTGATCGTGGGAGTCAACAGCGACGCCGGCGTGCGGCGGCTCAAGGGCCCCGGACGCCCGGTGAACTCCCTGGAGGACCGGCTGGCGGTACTGACCGCCATCACGGACGTCGATTATCTCGTCGTCTTCGACGAGGACACCGCGACCGGCCTGATCACCGCGCTGCGGCCGGATGTGTACGTCAAAGGTGGCGACTACACCGAGGCGATGCTGCCGGAGGCGACGCTCGTCCGCGCCCAGGGCGGGCAGGTGCGTTTCGTCGACTACGTGCCCGACCACTCCACCAGCGGGCTTCTCGACCGGATCCGGGGCGGTCGGGCGCCCGCCCTCACGCGGAGGCGGCGATGAACATCCTGCTCTGGCACGTGCACGGCTCCTGGACGACCTCGTTCGTCCAGGGTGGGCACGACTACCTGGTACCGGTGACCCCGCGGCGGTGCCCGGACGGCCTGGGCCTGGCCCGGACGTACCCCTGGCCGCCCTCGGTTGAGGAGGTGCCGCCCGCCGAGCTCGCCGACAGACCGGTCGACGCCGTTCTCCTACAGCGCCCGCACGAGATCGAGCTCGCCTCGCGGTGGCTGCGCCGGCGGCTCGGGCGGGACGTGCCCGCCGTGTACGTCGAGCACAACACCCCCCGCGGCGACGTTCCGCTGACCCGGCACCCGGTCGCCGACCGCGAGGACGTCGTCCTCGTGCATGTGACCCACTTCAACCGCCTGTTCTGGGACAACGGAACCGCCCGGACCCGCGTCATCGAACACGGAATCGTCGATCCCGGGCCCCGCTACACCGGCGAGCTGCCCCGGATCGCCGTGGCCGTCAACGAGCCCGTCCGGCGCGGGCGGATCACCGGCACGGACCTGCTCCCGGCCTTCGCCGCCGCCGCACCCGTCGACGTGTTCGGCCTGGGCGTCCGAGGGCTGCCGGAGGCCACCGGCCTGCCACCCGACCGGCTCACCGTGCTCGACGACCCCCCACAGGCCGAGCTGCACGCCCGGATGGCCCGCCGACGGGTCTACGCGCACCTGCCCCGCTGGACCTCACTGGGCCTGTCCCTGCTGGAGGCGATGCACCTGGCGATGCCGGTGGTCGCGCTGGCCACCACCGAGGCCATGGCCGCGGTCCCGCCCGGCGCCGGAGTGCTCTCCACAGACCCGGCGGTACTCGTCGACGCCGCCCAGGCATACCTCGAGGATCCGGAACTCGCGGCGGAGCACGGCCGCCGCGCGCGCGAGGCCGCACTCACCCGCTACGGGCTCGGGCGCTTCCTCGGGGACTGGGACGAGCTGTTCAGCGACATGGTGACCAGCTGAGCGAAAAGCGCCAGAGCGATTCGAAGCACGTGCCGAGCCCACGGGAGGCCGCTCATGAGCACATCCACATCCGGATCCGGCGCCACCGCCGTCCCAGCCACGCGGCGGGCCGTTGTGGTGGGCGCTTCCGGCAACGTCGGCACGAGTGTCGTCGCCGCCCTGACCCGGTCGGCCGGAATCTCCCATGTCACCTGTGTCGCCCGCCGCCCGCCGGCCGCAGCGGCGGCAAAGACCAGCTGGGTGTCCGCCGACGTGGCCCGCGATGACCTGGTTGGGGTGTTCGACGGTGCGGACGTGGTCATCCACCTGGCGTGGCTGTTCCAGCCCACGCACAACCCGGGGACCACCTGGCGGACCAATGTGCTGGGCAGCATCCGCGTGTTCGACGCCGCCGCCCGCGCGGGTGTGCCGGCCCTCGTCTGCGCTTCGTCGGTCGGCGCGTACTCGCCGGGCCCGAAGGACCGCGCCGTGGACGAGAGCTGGCCGACCCATGGATGGCCGGGCGCGGCCTACACACGGGAGAAGGCCTACCTTGAGCGGGTCCTCGACACGTTCGAACGCGATCATCCAGCCGTGCGGGTGGTTCGCCTGCGGCCGGGCTTCATCTTCCAGCGGATGGCCGCCAGCCAGCAGCGTCGCCTGTTCGCCGGGCCGTTCCTGCCCGGCACGCTGGTCCGGCCGGGCGTGGTGCCCGTGGTTCCCGACCTTCCTGGTCTGCGGTTCCAGGTCGTGCACTCCGAGGACGTCGGCGAGGCCTACCGGCTCGCCGCCGAGCGGAACGTCCACGGTCCGTTCAACATCGCGGCCGAACCGGTCGTCGACAGCCGACTGCTCGCCGAGGCCCTGGACGCCCGCACCGTGCGGCTTCCGGCGAAGGCGACGCGGGCCGCCCTGGCCGTGGCCTGGCACCTGCACCTGGTGCCCACCGCCCCCGGGCTCCTCGACGCGGTACTGCACCTGCCCCTCATGGACACCACCCGCACCCGGCAGGAGCTCGGCTGGAACCCCAGGTACGACTCCCGCGCCGCGCTGGGCAGCCTCCTGCAGGGCCTGCGTACAGGCGCCGGCGGGGATACCGCCGCCCTGGCGCCGGCAACGGCCGCCGGCCGGGTGCGCGAGGTCCTCACCGGCGTCGGGCAGCACTCCTGACACTGCGCGCCTGACGGGCTGATGCTGCGGCGCCTGACGCCGCGTCGCCTGGCGGTGACCAGGCGGGGTCGTCGGTCACGGCCGCAGGATGACCTTGACCGCGCCGTCCTGCTTGCGCTGGAACATCTCGTACGCGCTCGAGGCCTGTTCCAACGGGAGGGTGTGGGTGGCGAACCCGTCCACCCCGAGCGGGTCGTCGTCGGTCAGCAACGGCAGGATCTCCGGAACCCATCGGCGGACGTTGGCCTGCCCCATCCGCAGCTTGAGCTGCTTGTCGAACAACGTCATCATGGGCAGTGGATCAGCCATCCCGCCGTAGACGCCGCTCAGCGACAGAGTGCCGCCGCGGCGGACGATGTCGATCGCGGAGCGGAGCGCGGCGAGCTGGTCGATTCCCACGTTGCGGGCCAGCGGCGCGGCCACCGCCGCCGGTAGGCAGGCGGCCAGCTGGACCATGGACCGCGCCACCGGTGAGCCGTGCGCCTCCATTCCGACCGCGTCGATGACGGAGTCCGGCCCCCGGCCGGCGGTCAGGTCCCGGATGACGTCACCCAGGTCGCGCCCGTGCTCACGCAGGTCGAGGACCTCCACGCCGTGGTCCCGGGCTCGCGCGAGCCGTTCGGGGACGAGGTCGACGGCGATCACCCGGCTGCCCTCGTGCGCGGCCACCCGCGCGGCCATGTCCCCGATCGGGCCGAGGCCGAGGATCGCCACCGTCCCGCCCTTCGGCACGGAGGCATACCGCACCGCCTGCCACGCCGTCGGCAGGACATCCGACAGGTAGACGAACCGCTCGTCGGGTGGACCGTCCGGCACCTTGATGTGGGTCGAGCGCGCATGTGGAATCCGCAGGTACTGCGCCTGCCCACCGGGCACCTGCCCGTAGAGCTTCGAGTAGCCGAACAGGGCCGCGCCCATCCCCTGCTCACGGACCTGGGTCGTCTCGCACTGGGAGTACAGCTGCTCATCGCACATGAAGCACGAGCCGCACGAGATCTGGAACGGCACGACGACCCGCTCACCGACCTGCAGGTCACCGACATCGGTCCCGACCGCCTCCACGACGCCCATCGCCTCGTGGCCGAGGATGTCGCCCTCGGTCATGAACGCCGCCAGCGACTCGTAGAGATGCAGGTCCGAACCACAGATGTTGGTGCTGGTCACCCGGATGACCGCGTCACCCGGGTGCTCGATCCGCGGGTCGGGCACCTCGTCCACCCGTACGTCACGCCTGCCGTGCCACACCACCGCCTTCATGATCCGCCGCCCTCCTCCCACCGCGCACGCCGCCAGCCCCTCATGCCGCGACAACACGAAACCCGGGCGCTTCTCAGGTCGCTTCCAAGCCGCCAACAGGCCCGCTGGTCCCGGCCTCCGGGTACCCGAAAACCTGCACGACACCCCACTCGCACAGACGGGCAAGGACGTGAATCTCCGACATCGTGGCTCACGCTCTGAGGTCCTCTCTTCAACCCTCGACGCCGGCTGGCACGCTGGCACGCCGGGGCGGGTCACACTCGCCTCGACGCCCGTCCCCAGACGACGGGTGCCAAAACGCAGACGGGTGCCAAAACGCATCGGAGAGGACCCGGTGCGAATGCAACAGTGGCGGAACAGTTTCCGGCGGCTTGGGGCGGCGGCCAGGGGGCAAGCCGATGGCATGGGCCATGTGACCGACGAATCGGATCCGCGACTGTTGGGCACCTATCTCAATGATCATCTAGCTGGTGCCGGGGCCGGTGTCGATCTCGCGCATCGGCTGGCGCGGGTGCATCAGGGTACTCCCGCCGGTCCCGCGCTGGCACGTACGGCGGCCGCGGTCGAGCAGGATCGGGCGACGCTGCTCCAGATCATGGGGACGCTCGGAGTGCCGCGACGGGGTCACAAGGAGCTGGCCGGGCGTGTCGCGGAGAAGGTGGGCCGGCTCAAGCTGAACAATCGGCTGTTGCGGCGCTCGCCGGTGAGTTCGGTGATCGAGCTGGAAACACTGTGGCTCGGCGTGAACGGCAAGTCACGACTGTGGCGGACGCTGCGGGCGGTCGCGAACCGCGACGAGAGGCTGAGCCCTGAACTCCTCGACCGTCTCCTCGACCGGGCCCGGGAGCAGGCCGACGAGCTGGAGGACCTTCGCGGGCACGCCGTCGACGAGGTGTTCGACGTACAGCGTCACCGCGTCTGACGGCCGTCCTCCCTGCTAGGAGGACACGAGGACCAACCTGGCTGACCCGAAACCAGCGTTCCATCCCGTCGGAGCACCGCCGACGAGGGTTATCGAGGTCGAGTGCCCGGTGTGTCCTCATCCGGCAGATCCTGTCCTATTCCGAGCAGTAGCAACGTCTGTTCGACGGGATCCTCCCGGGAAGCTCTTTCTTCGTGATCTGCCGGCCTGGAATTCGACCAGAAGTCTTCTTTTTCCTGGCTGCCCTTTTGCATTTCTCTACAGTATTCTGCGCTGCGCTGGCGGCCTTCATGATGTTGCCGGGAGTTTCGAACCTGCGAGGCGCAGGCGGACCGCCCGTCGAGACGAATACGGCACAGATTCTTCTGGGTGACGAAGGCCGCGCCTGTTCAACTTCCTGGCGGCGTTGACATCATCAAGCTGGCAAGGATGGCTCCGTGGGGGCCCGGCGGTATCGCACTGTCGGCCGCCCGGAGCCGACCATGATGCCAGGGTGCCCAATCGCCTGATGACCAGAAAGCAGCCGTGTTGTCCGCACTCGGGGATGCTGGACCAGGCTGACGGGACATCGTGGTGGCGTCCGTCATGGAACAGGTCCTTCAGCGCGGGCTGGGGCCGGTTGGGGACCGCTGATCGCACTCACATGCGCCGGAGCCTGTGCTGGTCCGGTGTAGCTCTACCTGCCTATGGTGAAAGCAGTGAGTGAGCGAGGGGTCTTTGACGCGTTGGCACTGCTGACCGCGATCGAGCGGGCGGCACCGGCCGACGCCACGGACGTGCTCACGGCGCGGCTGCAGGAGGACCTGGGAGCCCTCAGTGCGTCGTTCCTGATCGCGGATTACTCCAGCGACGTCCTCGCCCGGTTCTCCAGACCCAGCGACGGTGCGATGGTCATGGAGAAGGTACGCATACACGGCACCCTGCAGGGCCGGGTACTGCGCACCCAGCGCCCGTCCTCGGACCTCGACGGTGATCGGCTCCTCATCGTCGCGCCGGTCACCGCTCGCGGCGAGGCGATCGGGGTGATCGAGGTCGTTTTCTCCGCGCCCGCGCCCGCGGTCGAACACGGCGCCGGTGCGGCACCCGTCGGAAGCGCCACCGCGGATCATCTCGACCATCTGACGACCGAGATCTCCCACGCCGCACATCTGTTCGCCTATACGGTCGTCCTCAACCGCCGCTACAC
It includes:
- a CDS encoding glycosyltransferase encodes the protein MNILLWHVHGSWTTSFVQGGHDYLVPVTPRRCPDGLGLARTYPWPPSVEEVPPAELADRPVDAVLLQRPHEIELASRWLRRRLGRDVPAVYVEHNTPRGDVPLTRHPVADREDVVLVHVTHFNRLFWDNGTARTRVIEHGIVDPGPRYTGELPRIAVAVNEPVRRGRITGTDLLPAFAAAAPVDVFGLGVRGLPEATGLPPDRLTVLDDPPQAELHARMARRRVYAHLPRWTSLGLSLLEAMHLAMPVVALATTEAMAAVPPGAGVLSTDPAVLVDAAQAYLEDPELAAEHGRRAREAALTRYGLGRFLGDWDELFSDMVTS
- a CDS encoding zinc-dependent alcohol dehydrogenase, with protein sequence MKAVVWHGRRDVRVDEVPDPRIEHPGDAVIRVTSTNICGSDLHLYESLAAFMTEGDILGHEAMGVVEAVGTDVGDLQVGERVVVPFQISCGSCFMCDEQLYSQCETTQVREQGMGAALFGYSKLYGQVPGGQAQYLRIPHARSTHIKVPDGPPDERFVYLSDVLPTAWQAVRYASVPKGGTVAILGLGPIGDMAARVAAHEGSRVIAVDLVPERLARARDHGVEVLDLREHGRDLGDVIRDLTAGRGPDSVIDAVGMEAHGSPVARSMVQLAACLPAAVAAPLARNVGIDQLAALRSAIDIVRRGGTLSLSGVYGGMADPLPMMTLFDKQLKLRMGQANVRRWVPEILPLLTDDDPLGVDGFATHTLPLEQASSAYEMFQRKQDGAVKVILRP
- a CDS encoding NAD-dependent epimerase/dehydratase family protein; the protein is MSTSTSGSGATAVPATRRAVVVGASGNVGTSVVAALTRSAGISHVTCVARRPPAAAAAKTSWVSADVARDDLVGVFDGADVVIHLAWLFQPTHNPGTTWRTNVLGSIRVFDAAARAGVPALVCASSVGAYSPGPKDRAVDESWPTHGWPGAAYTREKAYLERVLDTFERDHPAVRVVRLRPGFIFQRMAASQQRRLFAGPFLPGTLVRPGVVPVVPDLPGLRFQVVHSEDVGEAYRLAAERNVHGPFNIAAEPVVDSRLLAEALDARTVRLPAKATRAALAVAWHLHLVPTAPGLLDAVLHLPLMDTTRTRQELGWNPRYDSRAALGSLLQGLRTGAGGDTAALAPATAAGRVREVLTGVGQHS
- the rfaE2 gene encoding D-glycero-beta-D-manno-heptose 1-phosphate adenylyltransferase; protein product: MNAVSALPATRDPFAGRDALDALASLDDLDLLVVGDVMLDSWVWGPPRGLSREGPVPVVAVAGRSEAPGGAGNAAAAAAGLGARVRLVATVGDDQDGTRLRELLDDAGVDTAAVLDDRGRRTVHKQRICSGEHLHLRVDSGDEAPPGPAANAGITSRLFDAPVGALGLVGSSAAVLACDYSTGLFSPDLIPRLGSAARNAGRPLVVDAHDPRRWAPARPDIVTPNAGETASLLPPDASGPFLADRPRTVAAHAKAILAATGARVVVATLDRDGLVVLDGERPPLHLPADPAPDGHTAGAGDTLAATLATALGGGVALEPAVALAAAAASVVVRRPGTSVCTAADLRARLEPKPTGAIDLPALAERVHTERHRGSRIVLTNGCFDVLHRGHIAYLAAARALGDVLIVGVNSDAGVRRLKGPGRPVNSLEDRLAVLTAITDVDYLVVFDEDTATGLITALRPDVYVKGGDYTEAMLPEATLVRAQGGQVRFVDYVPDHSTSGLLDRIRGGRAPALTRRRR